Proteins encoded together in one Myxococcales bacterium window:
- a CDS encoding fibronectin type III domain-containing protein yields the protein MHSTHKTAGVAVIGLGLWVACRGPEAKTTSVVVEPPKTDASLVVQDAGPSDADAEAAASGPPLPAPSGVVARAVSPYAVAITWAWPPGSAPVNGFEVLTVHGDRGVRAGLANPGDRTFAIHGLRPDDRLELRVRAFDTRGGGSPSETVVVTTPKDAPKRTQVPPPPCITPITSPPPTTGGCNPGIEVLDATKQLVNVPSANDACRRRLVATYKGCTRELGAFELQADVTEVPGYPTEGFPLLHAIAGAGEYVGAQILTLRFAEGRYSVVDTVAYCGEPSPDAPEGSGLALPDLRLCRPPFETCQYGPVDP from the coding sequence ATGCATTCTACACATAAGACCGCCGGGGTCGCCGTGATCGGGCTCGGGCTCTGGGTGGCTTGCCGCGGGCCGGAGGCCAAGACGACCAGCGTCGTCGTCGAGCCGCCGAAGACGGACGCGAGCCTCGTCGTGCAGGATGCCGGCCCGTCCGACGCCGACGCGGAGGCGGCCGCGAGCGGCCCACCGCTTCCTGCGCCGAGCGGGGTCGTGGCCCGCGCCGTGAGCCCGTACGCGGTGGCGATCACGTGGGCCTGGCCTCCGGGGAGCGCGCCCGTGAACGGCTTCGAGGTGCTCACCGTCCACGGCGACCGCGGCGTTCGGGCCGGGCTCGCGAACCCCGGCGATCGAACGTTCGCCATCCACGGGCTGCGCCCCGACGACAGGCTCGAGCTCCGCGTCCGCGCCTTCGACACCCGCGGCGGGGGGAGCCCCTCCGAGACCGTGGTCGTCACCACCCCGAAGGATGCCCCGAAGCGCACCCAGGTGCCGCCGCCTCCGTGCATCACCCCGATCACGAGCCCTCCGCCGACCACGGGCGGATGCAACCCCGGCATCGAGGTGCTCGACGCCACGAAGCAGCTCGTCAACGTGCCGAGCGCGAACGACGCGTGCCGCCGCCGACTCGTCGCCACCTACAAGGGATGCACCCGCGAGCTCGGGGCCTTCGAGCTCCAGGCCGACGTCACCGAGGTGCCCGGCTACCCGACCGAAGGCTTCCCCTTGCTGCACGCCATCGCCGGCGCGGGCGAGTACGTCGGTGCGCAGATCCTCACGCTTCGCTTCGCCGAGGGCCGCTACTCCGTGGTCGACACGGTCGCCTATTGCGGTGAGCCCAGCCCCGACGCCCCCGAAGGCTCGGGCCTCGCCCTCCCCGATCTCCGCCTCTGCCGACCCCCGTTCGAGACCTGTCAGTACGGGCCCGTGGACCCGTAA
- a CDS encoding thioredoxin domain-containing protein, whose product MPIAKRRLLVFLLMLLTACFGGPKGNTAVTLEPKKEGPGLAVDPSRGEPPRVAMTDDADSPVPVFANDAQEGERTALVTIVEFSDLECPFCSRAANTLEALRESFGHDEVRIVWKNYPLDFHAHARALAEAGAGVNELMGPQAFFRYQRAVFEAQSRMQAQGGFNDDSPRRLAEAVGADGRVIEDGLRDRRWAPRVERDIELGRKIGVSGTPAFYINGVSLGGAQPLEKFKAVVTEELAKAKALVAAGTARDRVYVAASKASFKAPRDDDDDEPVDTATYKVPVDGSPARGPKTALVTLVEFSDFECPFCKRIEGTLQQLRTIYGDKLRIVWKDMPLPFHKRALPAALAAREARAQKGDAGFWDMHDRLFDAQPKLEDPDLLAAAKAAGLDEAKMKRALAQGTHKKAVFADEDAGDDVDAAGTPHFFVNGRRLMGAQPLDKFRELIDVELKKAEALVATGISPEAVYTELQKTAVLKTKPVEHKAVALDPKAYSRGPKTAKVTIVQFSDFQCPFCKRAEPTMDELLKAYPKDVRIEWRNLPLSFHQDAELAAEAALEAGAQKGSAGFFKMHGLIFDGHGRPDGLKRPALEGYAKSMGLDMGKFGRALDGHVHLASIKADQATAQAAGISGTPGFVVNGTFISGAQAFRKFRRVIDAELAKK is encoded by the coding sequence ATGCCGATCGCGAAACGCCGCCTCCTGGTCTTCCTCTTGATGCTCCTCACGGCCTGCTTCGGCGGCCCCAAGGGGAACACCGCGGTCACGCTCGAGCCCAAAAAAGAGGGCCCGGGGCTCGCCGTGGATCCGTCGCGGGGAGAGCCGCCGCGCGTCGCGATGACCGACGACGCCGACTCGCCCGTGCCCGTCTTCGCGAACGACGCCCAAGAGGGCGAGCGTACGGCCCTCGTGACGATCGTCGAGTTCTCGGACCTCGAGTGCCCCTTCTGCTCACGCGCGGCGAACACGCTCGAGGCGCTGCGTGAGTCGTTCGGGCACGACGAGGTGCGCATCGTCTGGAAAAACTACCCGCTCGATTTCCACGCGCACGCGCGCGCGCTCGCCGAGGCCGGGGCCGGCGTGAACGAGCTCATGGGCCCGCAGGCGTTCTTCCGGTACCAGCGCGCCGTGTTCGAGGCCCAGTCCCGCATGCAGGCCCAAGGCGGCTTCAACGACGACTCGCCGCGCAGGCTCGCCGAGGCCGTGGGCGCCGACGGCCGCGTGATCGAAGACGGGCTCCGCGACCGGCGCTGGGCGCCTCGCGTCGAGCGCGACATCGAGCTCGGTCGCAAGATCGGCGTGAGCGGGACGCCCGCCTTCTACATCAACGGCGTCTCGCTCGGAGGCGCGCAGCCGCTCGAGAAGTTCAAGGCCGTCGTGACCGAGGAGCTCGCGAAGGCCAAGGCGCTCGTCGCGGCAGGGACCGCGCGTGACCGCGTGTACGTCGCGGCCTCCAAGGCCTCCTTCAAGGCCCCGCGCGACGACGACGACGACGAGCCCGTGGACACGGCGACCTACAAAGTCCCCGTGGACGGCTCGCCGGCGCGCGGGCCCAAGACGGCCCTCGTCACGCTCGTGGAGTTTTCGGACTTCGAGTGCCCGTTCTGCAAGCGCATCGAGGGCACGCTCCAGCAGCTCCGCACGATCTACGGCGACAAGCTCCGCATCGTGTGGAAGGACATGCCCCTGCCGTTCCACAAGCGCGCGCTCCCCGCGGCCCTCGCCGCGCGTGAGGCTCGCGCGCAGAAGGGCGACGCGGGCTTCTGGGACATGCACGACCGGCTCTTCGACGCCCAGCCCAAGCTCGAGGACCCGGACCTCCTCGCGGCGGCCAAGGCCGCGGGCCTCGACGAAGCGAAGATGAAGCGCGCGCTCGCGCAGGGCACGCACAAGAAGGCCGTGTTCGCCGACGAGGACGCCGGTGACGACGTCGACGCCGCGGGGACGCCGCACTTCTTCGTGAACGGCCGGAGGCTCATGGGCGCGCAACCGCTCGACAAATTCCGGGAGCTCATCGACGTCGAGCTCAAGAAGGCCGAGGCCCTCGTGGCCACCGGCATCTCCCCCGAGGCCGTGTACACGGAGCTCCAGAAGACCGCGGTGCTGAAGACGAAGCCCGTCGAGCACAAGGCCGTGGCGCTCGATCCGAAGGCCTACTCGCGCGGCCCGAAGACCGCCAAGGTCACCATCGTGCAGTTTTCGGACTTCCAGTGCCCGTTCTGCAAGCGCGCCGAGCCCACGATGGACGAGCTCCTCAAGGCGTACCCCAAGGACGTGCGCATCGAGTGGCGGAACCTCCCGCTCTCGTTCCACCAAGACGCGGAGCTCGCCGCCGAGGCCGCCCTCGAGGCCGGCGCGCAGAAGGGCTCGGCCGGGTTCTTCAAGATGCACGGGCTCATCTTCGACGGGCACGGGCGCCCCGATGGCCTGAAGCGCCCCGCGCTCGAGGGGTACGCGAAGAGCATGGGCCTCGACATGGGCAAGTTCGGGCGCGCGCTCGACGGCCACGTGCACCTCGCGAGCATCAAGGCCGACCAGGCCACGGCGCAGGCGGCCGGCATCTCGGGCACCCCGGGCTTCGTCGTGAACGGCACGTTCATCTCGGGCGCCCAGGCCTTCCGCAAGTTCCGGCGCGTGATCGACGCCGAGCTCGCGAAGAAGTAA